The Syngnathus acus chromosome 11, fSynAcu1.2, whole genome shotgun sequence genome includes the window GACAATATAGATCAATTACATGGgaatagttttttttgggcaaatTAAAGAGAATGGCAAAAGTTATGtgattatatacatatatgtgtaaatataatatttatatttaaatcgGTGATGAGGGGCAACGAACTCCAACATGTCAAGTGCTGCAATGTTCCAACTGCAGACAGAatcattgaaaatatgaattgcacaatataaaaacagagcatgtgtgtcacttttgtttttgtctttcagtcATTCACACGCTCAATTATTTTACAACGGTGTCTCAAGTTGCAAAACTACCAGAGTTCTTGGAGATGGCGTATGTTGATGGCGTTCAGATTCAGCAGTTTGACAGCAACCACAGGGAAACGAAAGCCAAACATGACTGGGTGAACAAAATCACAGAAGATGATCCACACTTCTGGGAGAGAGAGACGAAAAACAATATTGGGAATGAGCAGGTCATGAAAGTCAACATTGAAATCGCTAAAAAGCGCTTCAACCAAACTGGAGGTTTGTTTACGTCCGCGCGTAAAATTCATTTCATGTGctgaccctttttttttttcatgactaATAAACAGACGTGTCACTGTTGGCTCCTCTCTGATTATCGTCACTGAATCTTGCATACGGTCCTTTCAGGTGTTCACATGAGTCAGGTGATGAAAGGCTGTGAATGGGACGATGAGACGGGTGAGGTTGATGGTTGGGAGCACTATCGTTACGATGGAGAAGACTTCCTATCATTTGAGGCAAAGACAATGACATGGATCGCAGCACATCCACAAGCTTTCATCACCAAAATCAAGTTGGACCAAATTGACGGATTTGATAACGTCATGAAGAATAGCCTCACTGAGACGTGTCCTTTCCTGTTGAAGGAGCATTTGAGGAACGGGAGGGTCTTCCTAACGAGAACCGGTACATTGTCCTCTCTCTCCACACATCCTCTTTCTCTCCATCTTTCCTGCCCTCCTCACACGTTTCCCTCCATCTTTGCCTTTGCGTGCAGAGCTTCCCAAGGTGTCTCTCCTGCAGAAGACGCCTTCCTCTCCGGTCACCTGCCACGCCACGGGTTTCTACCCCATTACATCGTCCCTCTTTTGGAGGAAGAACGGCGAGGAGATCCACGAAGACGTGGAGATGGGGGCGACCCTCCCCAACCACGACGGAACCTTCCAAACCTCGGTCCACCTGAAAGTGGAGGTGACGCCCGCCGCGGAGCAGGAGTACGAATGCGTGTTCCAGTTGGACGGCGTCCCGGAAGACATCGTCATCAAGCTGGACGCCGGAAGCATCCTGAGCAACGCACGCATCCAGGGTGAGCGTTTGTCGTGACTCAGACACGTCTCATTGGCTGTGGGGCTCTCGCGAGCGCCAAGGCTCGGTGTCACGACAACAGTCATTCACGTGTCTCTCTTTGTCGCGCACGCTTTGCCATGTGAAGAAGAGGGATACAGGAAGAAGGCGGTGGCCCTCGTTGTCCTGTCGATGATCCTCACTCTGCTGGTGATGGCGGTGGTGGTCCTTGCCAAGCGTCTCAAATCCAAACAAGGTGAGCAACACAAATGTTTGCTCTGTCAGGAACATCCAAAGAGAACAATGTTTACCT containing:
- the LOC119130302 gene encoding H-2 class I histocompatibility antigen, alpha chain-like isoform X2 yields the protein MLGMNLLGFFVAAVQIYNVMPVIHTLNYFTTVSQVAKLPEFLEMAYVDGVQIQQFDSNHRETKAKHDWVNKITEDDPHFWERETKNNIGNEQVMKVNIEIAKKRFNQTGGVHMSQVMKGCEWDDETGEVDGWEHYRYDGEDFLSFEAKTMTWIAAHPQAFITKIKLDQIDGFDNVMKNSLTETCPFLLKEHLRNGRVFLTRTELPKVSLLQKTPSSPVTCHATGFYPITSSLFWRKNGEEIHEDVEMGATLPNHDGTFQTSVHLKVEVTPAAEQEYECVFQLDGVPEDIVIKLDAGSILSNARIQDALPCEEEGYRKKAVALVVLSMILTLLVMAVVVLAKRLKSKQAIYVQACKGKSRKEKKKTLRWINRLCAFCYSTEC
- the LOC119130302 gene encoding H-2 class I histocompatibility antigen, alpha chain-like isoform X1, with protein sequence MLAMNLLVFFVAVVQISSVAPVIHTLNYFTTVSQVAKLPEFLEMAYVDGVQIQQFDSNHRETKAKHDWVNKITEDDPHFWERETKNNIGNEQVMKVNIEIAKKRFNQTGGVHMSQVMKGCEWDDETGEVDGWEHYRYDGEDFLSFEAKTMTWIAAHPQAFITKIKLDQIDGFDNVMKNSLTETCPFLLKEHLRNGRVFLTRTELPKVSLLQKTPSSPVTCHATGFYPITSSLFWRKNGEEIHEDVEMGATLPNHDGTFQTSVHLKVEVTPAAEQEYECVFQLDGVPEDIVIKLDAGSILSNARIQDALPCEEEGYRKKAVALVVLSMILTLLVMAVVVLAKRLKSKQAIYVQACKGKSRKEKKKTLRWINRLCAFCYSTEC
- the LOC119130302 gene encoding H-2 class I histocompatibility antigen, alpha chain-like isoform X3, with protein sequence MLGMNLLAFFVAAVQIHSVTLVIHTLNYFTTVSQVAKLPEFLEMAYVDGVQIQQFDSNHRETKAKHDWVNKITEDDPHFWERETKNNIGNEQVMKVNIEIAKKRFNQTGGVHMSQVMKGCEWDDETGEVDGWEHYRYDGEDFLSFEAKTMTWIAAHPQAFITKIKLDQIDGFDNVMKNSLTETCPFLLKEHLRNGRVFLTRTELPKVSLLQKTPSSPVTCHATGFYPITSSLFWRKNGEEIHEDVEMGATLPNHDGTFQTSVHLKVEVTPAAEQEYECVFQLDGVPEDIVIKLDAGSILSNARIQDALPCEEEGYRKKAVALVVLSMILTLLVMAVVVLAKRLKSKQAIYVQACKGKSRKEKKKTLRWINRLCAFCYSTEC